In the Halomicrobium urmianum genome, GCCGAGAAGGATGATAGACGGACAGTACTACGGATAGGTGACTCAGTTAGTGCAGAAGCATCACGTACACCATACTGACCAGTAGAACGCCAAACACTACTTTAACACTAAACACGGGATCCGCGGGAAGTTCGTCGTCTATTGAGCGTTCTCGATACTTTTCAGGACTGCGAACTGCAAGTACATCACTCTCTGTCGCCATTCCAAAAACTACGAGAAACGGTAGTAATACAATCAGAACCGTCAGCGGGTTGATCTCTACAGCTAAGATTCCCAGCGAAAGAATCCATGGGGGTAGCCAAAGGAATATAGACAGACCAGAAAGCCGTATTATCGCGCCGTCAATCGTCTCTATTCTTTTATGGCGAACAGCCTGCGGCACAAGCCCTCTTGCGATCCGCCAGTCGACTTCCGGGCCTGTATCCCCGAGTTTACCGACAGCCCAATGACTGCCCTCATGCAGATATGGTGCTATGATAAATCCAATCAGATAGACAGCAGCATACGCGAGAGTCCCTTCAACGTCGACCATATTGCCTGAAGGGGACCAGATTCTATAAAGTTAGTTTCCGCACCACGTCCTTCTCGGTCAGTCCCTACAGACCTCCAAGGTAGTACAGAACTGCACCGAACACCAGTAGGAATGCGAGAATCGCGAGTGCGTAATGGCGGATCAACCATAACGGGGCAAGTAGTATCGCCCGAAGCTTGTACCAGATCGATCTGATCATGCCACCCATCTGTTTCTCTTCTACCTTATATCTACAGATAAAGCCAGTCTGGTTACCACTTTCACTTTCACTACGCGTACAAGGATTTCCACTTTTACATAGGCTATCCTCGGTCGCTCCTGTCTATGTCCCAGAAGGAGCGCATCAACCTCGAAGACGACTACGATCGGTGGCAGTGGACCTGTCCGAACGGCCACCACGACTGGGAGCCGACGAACCACCACTTCTGGTGTGCCGCCTGCGCTCGGATTCCTGAAGTGGATGCCTCGTTCGACGAACTCCGAGATCAGAAGACTGGTCGGCTCTACGAGCGCGACGACGTCGAGCTCCACACGCCCGCTGGCCCCTACGACAGCGATCTCGACGGGAGGGGTTCCGCGTGATCCGAAGACAGTCAGACGTGAGGCTCGGGTTCGTCGCGGAGATCCTCCTCCTCGCGGAGATAGTCCTCTCCTTTCTCAGTAATCGCATAGTAAGATCCCTCTCCTTCGATCTCATAGATCAAGCCAGCTTCCTCCAACTTGGGGATTCTTCTCTTGAGAGTAGTGTAGGAGATGGACTGGCCCCTCTCCGCGAAGTTGTTCTCAATCCCGCGCAGACTGTGGCCGGCCCCCGTGTCTTCGAGGAACTCCAGAATACGATCGTCACTCCCAGTCATCCAGTCTGCCCGGAGACGGCCCATACTGTCTTGGCCAAAAAGCCAGTCAAAAGCGTCTTCGATAGCATTCATGATCCTGATATAATGGTTCTATTTGGTCCAAAGATAGCCCAATATTTATATCCAATGAACCATGATTGGGTCACTACGATCGACGCGGAGCTCCTCGGGGCGTCGTTGCGGAAAAGAGTCGACGCCCGTGTGGCAGCACGGGCGCCGCG is a window encoding:
- a CDS encoding winged helix-turn-helix domain-containing protein: MNAIEDAFDWLFGQDSMGRLRADWMTGSDDRILEFLEDTGAGHSLRGIENNFAERGQSISYTTLKRRIPKLEEAGLIYEIEGEGSYYAITEKGEDYLREEEDLRDEPEPHV